GCCTGCAGCACCGTCAATGGGGTGCGCAGCTCGTGGGAGATGGAGGCGGCGGTGGCCAGGCGTTCCGCCTCCAGCGTTTCCAGCGAATCAACCATGCCGTTGAAGGCATCGATCATCTCGGCCATCTCGCCATGGGCATTGCCCTTGACGGCTCTGGAGGCCAGGTCGCCACGCTCCACGCGCGCAGCCACTTCCACCATCGAGGCCAGCGGACTGGTGATGCGGCGGGAGATCCAGAAACCCACGGCCATGCCGAAAGGCAGGCTGACGGCCAGACCGATGACCAGCGACCATTTCTCGCCGAACAGGCGATCGCCCTCCCAGTACTCGGAGTAGATCTGCAAGGCTCTGGGGCTGTCCTCCAGATCCTGGGACTTCAGCGCTTCCAGCTCGGTCTTGACGGGGCTTGGCAGATGGCGATAGAACTCGCGGTACTGCAGCTCGGAAAACGCCAGCACGCCAATCGCCAGCGAGGCAATGGCCAGCAGCACGGCCGCCGTGATCCACAGACCAAAGCGGACCCAGATGCGGTTCAGTCCCAGGGCCATAGACGATAGCCAATACCGCGCACGGTCTCGATCAGCCCATCCTGGCCGGCCAGCTGCAGCTTGCGGCGCAGTTTGGAGAGATGGGAGTCGATCACCCGCTCCAGCGCATCGCTTTCCGGCAGGCAGTTCTCAATCAGGTAGGCACGTGAAAAGCAGCGGCGTGGCTGGGCCGCCAGGCAGGCCAGCAGACGGAATTCCGTGAGCGTCAGCGCCAGAGGCACGGCCTGGCCCGCATCGTCATAGACGGCTGCACTATGGGCTTCCACGTCGATCTCTATGGGGCCGACGCGTATAGGCGCGGCCACCGGCGCAGGCTTGGCCTGGGTGCGGCGCAGCACGGCACGCACCCGGGCCACCACCTCGGGAGGGTTGAAAGGCTTGACCACATAGTCGTCCGCCCCCAGGCGCAGTGCCAGCAGCTTGTCCACATCGTCTGCCAGGGCCGTCACCATGATGACGGGGACATCGCTGTCATTGCGAATCATGCGCAGCACATCCACTCCATCGACCTTGGGCAGATGAATGTCTAGCAGCACCAGGTCCGGGCGCAGCTGCCGAAAGCTCTGCAGGGCTTCCTCGCCGTCCTGCGCCATGCGGATGCGCAGGCCGTCGCGCTCCAGATAGGCGCTGAGAACGCCGGCAATTCCGGGTTCGTCTTCGACTACAAGCACCATGGGCGTGGAAGCAGGTTGAGTAAAAGTAGTCATGGTTTTGTGTGCAGCAAAGTCATGCATCTGCTGGACTCCCTGAAACTTGTTATCTGCACATTATGTGCGTTGCCGCTGCAATAGCCGAATGGAGGCGGCTCTCCATAATTCCTACATAAACCCTGCAATCTGGCGAAAGCTTGCTGCCGTCCAATGGCGAGGATGGAAAGCTGTTTCCG
This region of Comamonas thiooxydans genomic DNA includes:
- a CDS encoding response regulator gives rise to the protein MHDFAAHKTMTTFTQPASTPMVLVVEDEPGIAGVLSAYLERDGLRIRMAQDGEEALQSFRQLRPDLVLLDIHLPKVDGVDVLRMIRNDSDVPVIMVTALADDVDKLLALRLGADDYVVKPFNPPEVVARVRAVLRRTQAKPAPVAAPIRVGPIEIDVEAHSAAVYDDAGQAVPLALTLTEFRLLACLAAQPRRCFSRAYLIENCLPESDALERVIDSHLSKLRRKLQLAGQDGLIETVRGIGYRLWPWD